The following proteins come from a genomic window of Corynebacterium sp. P4-C1:
- the trpB gene encoding tryptophan synthase subunit beta, whose amino-acid sequence MTDSTDARAGGNTILPAYFGEFGGQFVAESLLPALDQLEKAFVDAWNDEEFMTEYRGLLRDYLGRPTPLTEAKNLTKDNDYARIFLKREDLVHGGAHKTNQVIGQALLAKKMGKKRIIAETGAGQHGTATALACALMDLDCVIYMGAKDMDRQAPNVYRMRLMGAEVIGVDSGSGTLKDAVNEALRDWTATFHDSHYLLGTAAGPHPFPTLVREFHKVISEEAKAQIKERTGGLPDVVVACVGGGSNAIGMFADFIEEQSVELIGAEPGGEGMDTGKHGAAIAAGTVGILHGTKSYLMRDSDGQIKESYSISAGLDYPAVGPQHAHLAKTGRAKYVPVTDGDALRAFQMLSRHEGIIPALESSHALAYALQRAEEAKAKRTPTTILVSLSGRGDKDVAHVQQTLEAHPEYVLNTSEEK is encoded by the coding sequence ATGACTGACTCCACAGATGCACGCGCCGGCGGAAACACCATTCTGCCTGCGTACTTCGGTGAATTCGGCGGGCAATTCGTCGCCGAATCTCTACTTCCGGCGCTCGACCAGCTCGAGAAAGCGTTCGTCGATGCCTGGAACGACGAGGAGTTCATGACCGAGTACCGCGGACTGCTGCGCGACTACCTGGGCCGGCCGACGCCCCTGACCGAGGCGAAGAACCTGACCAAGGACAACGACTACGCCCGGATCTTCCTCAAACGCGAGGACCTCGTGCACGGGGGAGCGCACAAGACGAACCAGGTGATCGGGCAGGCATTGCTGGCGAAGAAGATGGGCAAGAAACGCATCATCGCAGAAACTGGCGCGGGTCAGCACGGTACCGCCACAGCGCTGGCCTGCGCGCTTATGGATCTGGATTGCGTGATCTACATGGGCGCCAAGGACATGGATCGGCAAGCCCCCAATGTGTACCGGATGCGTCTCATGGGAGCCGAGGTTATCGGCGTCGATTCCGGTTCCGGCACGCTCAAGGATGCCGTCAATGAGGCCCTGCGCGACTGGACCGCGACCTTCCACGACTCGCACTACCTGCTCGGCACCGCTGCCGGCCCCCACCCGTTCCCGACGTTGGTTCGCGAGTTCCACAAGGTCATTTCGGAGGAGGCGAAGGCCCAGATCAAGGAACGCACAGGGGGACTTCCGGATGTCGTCGTCGCGTGTGTCGGTGGTGGATCCAACGCGATCGGAATGTTCGCGGACTTCATTGAGGAGCAGTCCGTCGAACTCATCGGTGCCGAACCGGGCGGTGAAGGCATGGACACGGGCAAGCACGGCGCAGCCATCGCTGCAGGTACCGTAGGCATTCTGCACGGAACCAAGTCCTACCTCATGCGGGATTCCGACGGACAAATCAAGGAGTCCTACTCAATTTCGGCGGGCCTCGACTACCCGGCCGTCGGCCCACAGCACGCCCACCTGGCGAAGACCGGCCGCGCCAAGTACGTGCCCGTCACCGACGGCGACGCCCTGCGCGCATTCCAGATGTTGTCCCGCCATGAGGGCATCATTCCCGCGCTCGAGTCCTCCCACGCTCTCGCGTACGCACTGCAGCGCGCCGAGGAGGCGAAGGCCAAGAGAACGCCGACGACTATTCTCGTCTCACTGTCCGGCCGCGGCGACAAGGACGTCGCCCACGTCCAGCAGACGCTCGAAGCCCACCCGGAATACGTTTTGAACACCTCGGAGGAGAAATGA
- a CDS encoding Rieske (2Fe-2S) protein: MTEFSCSRRALLLGTATTFAGAFLAACGKEPSAEVAATQVPVGSAVIVDNVIIAQPNEGEFVAYSTKCPHQGSPITQVDGDTVRCPSHGSVFNIATGEPVSGPAATGMTTVPVRDDNGTVIAGEA; encoded by the coding sequence ATGACCGAATTCTCCTGCTCCCGCCGCGCGCTCCTACTCGGCACCGCGACGACATTCGCCGGTGCCTTCCTCGCCGCCTGCGGTAAGGAGCCCTCGGCTGAAGTCGCCGCGACCCAGGTTCCCGTGGGAAGCGCCGTGATCGTGGACAACGTCATCATCGCCCAGCCCAATGAGGGCGAGTTCGTCGCTTATTCCACGAAGTGCCCGCACCAGGGAAGCCCCATCACGCAGGTGGACGGCGACACGGTGCGCTGTCCGTCGCACGGTTCCGTGTTCAACATTGCCACGGGCGAGCCCGTTTCCGGCCCGGCGGCGACCGGTATGACCACTGTCCCTGTAAGAGACGACAACGGCACCGTCATCGCGGGCGAGGCATAG
- the trpCF gene encoding bifunctional indole-3-glycerol-phosphate synthase TrpC/phosphoribosylanthranilate isomerase TrpF, producing the protein MAEFQAPDQHGFDPRHAQGLPTVLEDIVTSRKRHIDEIRARISHVNPSQLPRSERSLYESLARPGTRFIMECKSSSPSLGMIREHYLPGEIASTYSRYAAGISVLCEPERFGGDYDHLATVAATTHLPVLCKDFIIDPVQIHAARYFGADAILLMLSVLDDEEYAELSAEAHRLGMDVLTEVINEEEAARATKLGAKIFGINHRNLHDLTIDLDRSARLAPLAPEGALIVSESGIRDVETVRSLGGHSDGFLVGSHLTGTPDIDWAARMLVYGPNKVCGLTSPTAAQAARAVGAVYGGLIFEEASSRNVSRETAKKIIANETGLHYVAVSRRTDGWEDLVFPGIRALQIHSPFQGSLEAEREFIESVRDTVRALDPDIEIWRAVSMSDPDGPAVAEGLAGDVDKLVLDAKDGGSGTGFDWAAIPDSVRGHSLLAGGLGPENIQDALAVGCLGVDLNSGVEYPSGAGQWSGHKDAGALRTTFNRIKNFHY; encoded by the coding sequence GTGGCTGAGTTCCAGGCTCCTGACCAGCATGGATTCGATCCTCGCCATGCTCAGGGATTACCGACTGTCCTCGAGGACATCGTTACGTCGCGAAAACGTCACATTGACGAAATTCGGGCACGGATCTCGCACGTGAATCCTTCGCAGCTTCCGCGCTCCGAACGTTCACTCTACGAATCGCTGGCCCGCCCTGGCACCCGGTTCATCATGGAGTGCAAATCATCTTCGCCATCCCTCGGCATGATTCGCGAGCACTATTTGCCGGGTGAAATCGCCTCCACCTATTCACGCTACGCCGCCGGCATTTCGGTTCTTTGCGAACCGGAGCGCTTCGGGGGAGATTACGACCACCTCGCCACCGTAGCCGCGACCACTCATTTGCCGGTACTGTGCAAGGATTTCATCATTGATCCCGTGCAAATTCACGCGGCACGGTACTTCGGCGCAGATGCCATCCTGCTCATGCTCAGCGTTCTCGACGACGAAGAATACGCCGAACTCTCCGCCGAGGCCCACCGCTTGGGCATGGACGTGCTCACCGAGGTCATCAATGAGGAAGAGGCAGCGCGCGCTACGAAGCTCGGCGCCAAGATTTTCGGAATCAACCACCGGAATCTCCACGACCTCACCATCGACCTCGATCGTTCCGCACGCCTGGCTCCTTTAGCCCCCGAGGGCGCACTCATCGTCTCCGAATCCGGTATCCGCGATGTAGAGACTGTCCGCAGCCTAGGGGGACACTCCGACGGTTTCCTCGTCGGCTCTCACCTCACTGGCACCCCGGACATTGATTGGGCAGCGCGAATGTTGGTGTACGGACCGAATAAGGTCTGTGGCCTCACTTCTCCCACCGCAGCTCAGGCCGCACGCGCAGTCGGCGCCGTCTACGGCGGACTCATCTTCGAGGAGGCCAGTTCCCGCAATGTTTCACGTGAAACAGCGAAGAAAATCATCGCGAATGAGACCGGTCTCCACTACGTGGCAGTGAGCCGCCGCACCGACGGATGGGAGGATCTCGTCTTCCCTGGTATACGCGCACTCCAAATCCACTCGCCATTCCAGGGATCGTTGGAAGCCGAGCGCGAATTCATCGAGTCGGTCCGAGACACCGTTCGCGCACTCGATCCCGACATTGAAATCTGGCGCGCCGTCTCCATGTCCGATCCTGACGGTCCGGCGGTCGCGGAAGGGCTGGCAGGAGACGTCGATAAGCTCGTCCTCGACGCAAAGGACGGGGGCTCCGGAACCGGTTTCGACTGGGCCGCAATCCCCGATAGCGTGCGCGGACACTCCCTCCTGGCCGGGGGACTGGGTCCGGAAAACATCCAGGATGCGCTGGCCGTCGGATGCTTGGGCGTCGACCTCAACTCCGGCGTCGAGTATCCGTCCGGAGCCGGCCAATGGTCCGGCCACAAGGACGCGGGGGCGTTGCGCACCACCTTCAACCGAATCAAGAACTTCCACTACTAA
- the trpA gene encoding tryptophan synthase subunit alpha, translating into MSRFSTLFQALEAKNEGAFVPFVMLGDPSATDAVEIISTLVDAGADALELGIPFSDPAADGPTIQKSHLRGLDGGANVDKCFEQIREIRNRYPEIPIGMLVYANVPYVRGLDKFYGELHDAGADAVLIPDVPVREGAPFIEAATAAGIDPVFIAPAQARPEVLEGVAAQSRGYIYAVSRDGVTGAEKESQTQGLADVVANISSYDGAPVLLGFGISTPQHVSDAIAAGAAGAITGSAIAKIIDTHIDYAHPNPGTVRDMEALRSELREYTATMKQATIKS; encoded by the coding sequence ATGTCCCGCTTCAGCACGCTATTCCAGGCCCTCGAGGCCAAGAACGAAGGTGCATTCGTCCCTTTCGTCATGCTCGGTGACCCGTCCGCGACCGACGCCGTGGAAATCATCAGCACGCTTGTCGACGCCGGCGCCGACGCCCTCGAGCTCGGCATCCCCTTCTCCGACCCTGCAGCTGACGGCCCGACCATCCAGAAATCGCACTTGCGGGGGTTGGACGGAGGCGCGAACGTCGATAAGTGCTTCGAGCAGATCCGCGAAATCCGCAACCGCTACCCGGAGATCCCGATCGGAATGCTGGTCTACGCGAATGTGCCGTACGTGCGCGGGCTGGACAAATTTTACGGCGAGCTTCACGACGCCGGCGCCGACGCAGTGCTCATTCCCGATGTCCCCGTCCGCGAGGGCGCGCCATTCATTGAGGCCGCCACCGCCGCAGGGATCGATCCGGTGTTCATCGCCCCGGCACAGGCGCGCCCCGAAGTGCTCGAAGGTGTCGCCGCGCAGTCCCGCGGTTACATTTACGCGGTCTCGCGCGACGGTGTCACCGGCGCAGAGAAGGAATCGCAGACGCAGGGGCTTGCCGACGTCGTCGCCAACATCTCCTCCTACGACGGCGCCCCCGTGCTGCTCGGGTTTGGCATATCCACCCCACAGCACGTCTCCGACGCCATCGCCGCCGGTGCGGCAGGCGCGATCACGGGGTCGGCGATTGCCAAGATCATCGACACCCACATCGATTACGCGCACCCGAACCCTGGCACCGTCCGCGACATGGAGGCGCTGAGATCCGAGCTGCGCGAGTACACCGCCACCATGAAGCAGGCTACGATCAAATCATGA